A genomic stretch from Kribbella amoyensis includes:
- a CDS encoding aspartate aminotransferase family protein: protein MPSETFDAAGYDRLQASARDHLWMHFTRMSSYATADVPVIVRGDGAYIYDAKGRRYLDGLAGLFVSQLGHGRTELAEAAAKQAAELAFFPLWSYAHPKSIELAERVAGYAPGDLNRVFFTSGGGEAVESAWKLAKQYFKLTGKPGKHKVISRAIAYHGTTQGALSITGLPELKAPFEPLVPSTFRVPNTNFYRAPEHGDDLAAFGRWAADQIAVAIENEGADTVAAVFLEPVQNAGGCFPPPPGYFDRVREICDTYDVLLVSDEVICAFGRLGHLFGAQRYGYQPDIITCAKGLTSGYAPLGAMIASERLMEPYLHGSTSFAHGYTFGGHPVSAAVALTNLDIFERESITEHVRSREGSFRATLEKLLDLPLVGDVRGAGYFYGIELVKDKATKETFDDEESERLLRGFLSKALFEAGLYCRADDRGDPVIQLSPPLICDQEHFDEMEQILRSVLTEAETLL from the coding sequence ATGCCGTCCGAAACTTTCGACGCCGCCGGGTACGACCGGCTGCAGGCGTCGGCCCGCGACCACCTGTGGATGCACTTCACCCGGATGTCGAGCTACGCCACCGCCGACGTCCCGGTGATCGTGCGCGGCGACGGCGCCTACATCTACGACGCCAAGGGCCGCCGGTACCTGGACGGGCTGGCCGGGTTGTTCGTCAGCCAGCTCGGCCACGGTCGCACCGAGCTCGCCGAGGCGGCCGCCAAACAGGCCGCGGAGCTGGCGTTCTTCCCGCTCTGGTCGTACGCGCACCCGAAATCGATCGAGCTGGCCGAGCGGGTCGCCGGGTACGCACCGGGCGACCTGAACCGGGTCTTCTTCACCAGCGGCGGCGGCGAGGCGGTCGAGTCCGCCTGGAAGCTGGCCAAGCAGTACTTCAAGCTGACCGGGAAGCCCGGTAAGCACAAGGTGATCAGCCGCGCGATCGCGTACCACGGGACCACCCAGGGCGCGCTGTCGATCACCGGGCTGCCGGAGCTCAAGGCGCCGTTCGAACCGCTGGTGCCGAGTACGTTCCGGGTCCCGAACACGAACTTCTATCGCGCACCCGAGCACGGTGACGACCTGGCCGCGTTCGGCCGCTGGGCCGCCGACCAGATCGCGGTCGCGATCGAGAACGAGGGCGCCGACACCGTCGCCGCCGTCTTCCTCGAGCCGGTGCAGAACGCGGGCGGCTGCTTCCCGCCGCCGCCCGGGTACTTCGACCGGGTCCGCGAGATCTGCGACACCTACGACGTGCTGCTGGTCAGCGACGAGGTGATCTGCGCGTTCGGCCGGCTCGGTCACCTGTTCGGCGCGCAGCGGTACGGCTACCAGCCCGACATCATCACCTGCGCCAAAGGTCTCACCTCCGGCTATGCCCCGCTCGGCGCGATGATCGCGTCCGAGCGGTTGATGGAGCCGTACCTGCACGGCAGCACGTCGTTCGCCCATGGCTACACGTTCGGTGGCCACCCCGTGTCCGCCGCGGTCGCCCTGACCAATCTGGACATTTTCGAGCGCGAAAGCATCACCGAGCACGTCCGGAGCCGGGAGGGGTCTTTCCGGGCGACGCTCGAGAAGCTGCTCGATCTGCCCTTGGTCGGGGACGTCCGCGGCGCCGGGTACTTCTACGGGATCGAACTGGTGAAGGACAAGGCGACCAAGGAGACGTTCGACGACGAGGAGTCCGAGCGGCTGCTCCGCGGCTTCCTGTCCAAGGCGCTCTTCGAGGCCGGCCTGTACTGCCGCGCCGACGACCGCGGCGACCCCGTGATCCAGCTCTCGCCGCCGCTGATCTGCGACCAGGAGCACTTCGACGAGATGGAGCAGATCCTCCGCAGCGTGCTGACCGAGGCCGAGACGCTGCTCTGA